Within the Glycine max cultivar Williams 82 chromosome 12, Glycine_max_v4.0, whole genome shotgun sequence genome, the region CCTGATTAGCTCAACATTGGTCAATCAAAGTCTTGAtacacaaatataattaatcttatAGACGAAAAGGAAAATTTAATGAAGAGATAAACAATCCATTTAACCCTCATAATGTCAAGTTATTTTAGAACTAATTGCTGCTActttttttttggcttcttgTGACATTTATAAAACCATGCATGGAGACATTTATAAAACAATCCATTTAATCCTCATAAGGTAAATTTTACCCTTAATTCTCGCAACAAAGTCCTAAATTCTTTGATCCATTGAATTTTGTGCCTTCTCTGGCTTGAATTAAATTGTCCATACTCTACTGATGTTAGTATCAATGAGACGAACACAACCAAAACCATGCATGGAGTTAAGGTATATTATACTGATGTTAACAGGAATGATCTATTTCTCAGATTCCTGAATCAAGGTCAATACCACTAAGcatttgagatgttgttgacCATTGTTTCTCAGATTCATAAAGCTGAGCAAGTTTCTCTCTAATAACTAAAACATATGATAAAACAACAAGTTGGCATTTAGAGTAATTGAATTGAGTCAACCAACTGCTTGAACAACCATTGGGTGATGGTGTTTTGCTGTCCCAAATCAATGTCATATATGCGTTAGACGCAtgaaatttgagaaaatgaaatgagtgATGGATTTTGCGGTACTCATTTGCATATCATGGTTAGGACCAGAGGATTAGGTCGTGCCTTAGGTTAGGTCACTGGCAAAGGTGTGGGCAGAGGAGATCATGATGATtccgatgatgctccacagcgtCGATGACCTACTGCATCCGCACGGAGGCAGCGAGTCGCTGTGACTGCGGATCACGTCGATGAGCCAGTCATCCCTGACCCAGATGTTCAGGATGACCCGATGGAGGCACCAGCTGCTGTGGAGGACATTCCTACGGACGCAGGTGCAGAGGCGGCTGAGGATCAGCCTCAGGAATTTCCGGGTGGTCCGAGCGACCCATTTGTGTTGACAGCGTATGCGGATCACGTTGCTTGCAACGTATGGACGGGAGAggtatttatactatttatttttagttacttgtaaattatactttatgattgaaattagtttttctttaaatgataattttaacaaattttgcgttcctttatacttcaattcaggagcgtCCTGAATTGAAGCTATCCTCTCATGGGAGGAAGGTCCACAGTTTAGGCAGGCCTGTCCCTGCCATTGAGGGACTTATTGCTGGTACAGGACTAAGTCCTCTGATCGCGTGTTCGGTAGACACCGGCGATCAGGGACTTTTGTCCGCGTTTGTGGAACGGTGGCACCGGGAGACGTCTAGTTTCCATCTCCTGGTGGGAGAGCTCACCATCACATTGGACGACGTCTCCTCTCTTCTCCATCTTCCCGTTATTGGCGACTTACACGCATTTCAGCCCTTGAACATGGACGATGCGGTTCAGATGCTGGTGGACTTGTTGATGGTGTCTCCAGAGTCTGCTAGGGCTGAGACAGTCCAGTGTCGCGGATCGTACGTACGCCTGCAATGGGTATGTGATATATATCAGCACCGATGCCAGGCAGGTCATTGGACAGCTGCGGCTCGTCCATATCTTCTTCACCTACTGGGTTGCACtctgtttgctaacaagagtgcaaccaatgTCCATGTTGTCTACTTGGAGGCCCTTCGTGACCTCAGTATGACAGAGAGGTACGCTTGGGGAGTGGCTGCTTTGGTTCATATGTACGACCAGCTGAACGATGCATCTATGAGCCACAGTCGACAGCTTGGCGGTTACATCACATTGCTGCAggtaacaaatatgtttttcattcattcaggctaaacaatgttcaactttaaattttgttacactTTCATTATTAAAGTTTATAATTTGAATGTTACATCTGTAGTGCTAGATTTACGAGCACTTTCCCTCGGTTGCGGAGTCCACCGCTGATCAGGACTACGACGAGGCTTCTCCGCGTGCGTGCAGGTGGATTGCGACGAAGAAGACCGTGAAAAGCATTCGCACGCCGTCGTATAGGGAGCGCCTGGACCAACTCCGGATTCCGGATGTCTGTTGGATCCCTTATGGGGAGACTCGGGAGGTCCGGGACTTCCACGTCAGATCATGCTATTCCGGTCTCTTGCGTTGGGGGCCTGTTGTTGTTTATTGCCGACCGGAGAGGGTCGTGCGGTAGTTTGGTTACACGCAAACCATTCTTGCTCCTCCTGTCGATTCATGGGTCTCGTATGATGATATACAcgacaggtggatgcactacGAGGATCATATCGTACCTGCAGGTGAGGTGTGCGTTGTGCCAGGGGTGTGTTCCAGTGACTACATCGACTGGTTCTTCCGCATCTCTcatcctttcatgacaccaGGCCACGCATTAGATCCTCTGCCTCATGGTCACGCCCCACAGGCCCGAGTCGTCCCTCAGGCCCCGCAGACGGATATCTCTCGCGTGCCGGAGTCAGGAGCATCGTCAACATCTGCGGAGGAGCCCAGACATACAGtggtaagtaatactaataatttacgtcatttacctcaatatttgcataataatttgtgtaattagtttgttttgtatgtaaCAGGAAGTTTGTGATGACATTGCTGAGAGGTTGAAGCGCCATCCGAGTCTAGGGGTGGTCATGCCTGGCTCATCGACACATGAGGTGATCGAAGAATGCCTCAGATTGGCCAGGAGTATGACACATGACCATCTAGTATATGTTAGGTGTAGACGCAGGCGGCACACTGATCAGGCGTagtttatgtatatattttacattgatattCCTTGTATATACAGATATTGTACATGAACTCATTTCATGAgtattgttggttttatttattttcattactaatgttagttttatttattttcattgattgtgtattccatttgt harbors:
- the LOC121173206 gene encoding protein MAIN-LIKE 1-like, producing MEAPAAVEDIPTDAGAEAAEDQPQEFPGGPSDPFVLTAYADHVACNVWTGEERPELKLSSHGRKVHSLGRPVPAIEGLIAGTGLSPLIACSVDTGDQGLLSAFVERWHRETSSFHLLVGELTITLDDVSSLLHLPVIGDLHAFQPLNMDDAVQMLVDLLMVSPESARAETVQCRGSYVRLQWVCDIYQHRCQAGHWTAAARPYLLHLLGCTLFANKSATNVHVVYLEALRDLSMTERYAWGVAALVHMYDQLNDASMSHSRQLGGYITLLQC